Proteins from one Mycolicibacter virginiensis genomic window:
- a CDS encoding Gfo/Idh/MocA family protein, which translates to MTGTAAALRIGVLGAARITPEALLKPAAANPEVVVSAVAARDIGRARAFAAKHGIGRVHDSYNALLADPEVDAIYNPLPNHLHGRWTRAALDAGKHVLCEKPFTANAEEAREMAAAAAASDRVVMEAFHYRYHPMTARIEEIIASGELGELRQVDTALSFPLPRFSDIRYHYALAGGALMDAGCYAVHMARTFGGATPEVVSAQAKLRDPLVDRAMTAQLRFPAGHTGTIRCSLWSSNLLQISARVIGEHGELRALNPLMPQYFHRLRVSSPKGKRVERFTHRASYAYQLDAFADAVLRGVPVRTTPEDAIENMTVIDAIYQAAGLPLREPG; encoded by the coding sequence GTGACCGGCACCGCGGCTGCGCTCCGGATCGGCGTGCTCGGAGCGGCGCGGATCACCCCGGAGGCGCTGCTCAAACCCGCTGCCGCCAACCCTGAAGTCGTAGTGAGCGCGGTGGCCGCGCGCGACATCGGCCGGGCGCGGGCGTTCGCCGCGAAACACGGCATCGGCCGGGTGCATGACAGCTACAACGCGCTGCTCGCCGATCCCGAGGTCGACGCCATCTACAACCCGCTGCCGAACCACCTGCACGGCCGGTGGACGCGCGCCGCACTCGACGCCGGCAAGCATGTGCTGTGCGAGAAGCCGTTCACCGCCAACGCCGAGGAAGCCCGCGAGATGGCCGCGGCGGCCGCAGCCTCCGACCGGGTGGTGATGGAGGCCTTCCACTACCGCTACCACCCGATGACGGCACGCATCGAAGAGATCATCGCTTCGGGCGAACTGGGGGAGCTGCGGCAGGTGGATACCGCACTGAGCTTTCCGCTGCCCCGGTTCTCCGACATCCGCTATCACTATGCGCTGGCCGGCGGGGCGCTGATGGACGCCGGCTGTTACGCCGTGCACATGGCCCGCACCTTCGGCGGAGCTACCCCGGAAGTTGTTTCCGCGCAGGCGAAGTTGCGCGATCCGCTCGTCGACCGAGCCATGACGGCGCAGCTGCGGTTTCCCGCCGGGCACACCGGGACCATCCGCTGCTCGCTGTGGTCATCGAACCTGCTGCAGATCAGCGCCCGGGTGATCGGCGAGCACGGCGAGCTGCGAGCGCTCAACCCGCTGATGCCCCAGTACTTCCACCGCTTGCGGGTCAGCTCGCCCAAGGGCAAGCGCGTCGAGCGGTTCACCCACCGGGCGTCCTATGCCTACCAGCTCGACGCGTTCGCCGACGCGGTGCTTCGTGGTGTGCCGGTGCGCACCACCCCCGAGGACGCGATCGAGAACATGACCGTCATCGACGCGATCTACCAGGCTGCCGGACTTCCGCTGCGAGAGCCGGGTTAG
- a CDS encoding PIG-L deacetylase family protein, whose product MAQPFGPTGPQPFPQDWASLLVLVPHPDDPEYGTAAAVAKWTAAGKTVRYALASSGEAGIAGMEPAQAGPLREEEQRRAAALVGVVDVDFWGFPDSSIRNTPELRAKIASVIGEARPDVVIAIYGGPEFAPGRPNQRDHIEFAAAVTEAWDTMADPPRWLFQGGPEPTHVEDVDDYLDVAVESLAAHEVYLSVLDPATPVHEQARRVLDMTNPAHAGRRVAGFRLQRSTDA is encoded by the coding sequence ATGGCTCAGCCGTTCGGGCCCACCGGGCCGCAGCCTTTCCCGCAAGACTGGGCGTCGCTGCTGGTGTTGGTGCCACACCCCGACGATCCCGAGTACGGCACCGCCGCTGCGGTGGCCAAATGGACCGCCGCCGGCAAGACCGTCCGTTACGCGCTGGCCAGTAGCGGGGAAGCGGGCATCGCCGGCATGGAACCGGCGCAGGCCGGGCCGCTGCGCGAGGAGGAGCAACGGCGAGCGGCGGCCCTCGTGGGGGTCGTGGACGTTGACTTCTGGGGCTTCCCGGACAGCAGCATCCGCAACACGCCGGAGTTGCGCGCCAAGATCGCCTCGGTGATCGGCGAGGCCCGCCCCGATGTGGTGATCGCGATATACGGCGGTCCCGAGTTCGCGCCCGGAAGGCCCAACCAGCGCGACCACATTGAATTCGCCGCCGCCGTCACCGAGGCCTGGGACACCATGGCGGACCCGCCGCGCTGGCTGTTCCAAGGCGGCCCGGAGCCCACCCACGTCGAGGACGTGGACGACTACCTCGACGTGGCGGTGGAATCCCTGGCCGCCCACGAGGTCTACCTGTCGGTGCTCGACCCCGCCACGCCGGTGCACGAGCAGGCGCGCCGGGTGCTCGACATGACCAATCCGGCCCACGCCGGCCGCCGGGTGGCGGGGTTCCGGCTGCAGCGGAGCACCGACGCGTGA
- a CDS encoding phosphotransferase family protein, giving the protein MVEQPTVETDVGRIQRSSRDVTTLPTVMSRWLATQLPGAATPEITVESGVDTNGMSSETIMLTGRWTADGAPVEQRWVMRVGPAAEDVPVFPTYRLDHQFEVMRLVGELTDVPVPKVRWLEPTGDVLDRPFFLMDRVDGEVPPDVMPYTFGGNWFADATAEQQRTLQDSTVEVLAKLHAIPNAEQTFAFLDEGTHGATALRRHFEGVRQWYEFAVPDMGRSPLLDRAFAWLEQNWPDDVAAGETVLCWGDSRVGNVLYRDFQPVAVLDWEMVTLGPRELDVSWVIFAHLVFEELAGLAGLPGLPQVLREDDVRASYHKLSGVELGDLHWFYVYAGVMWAIVFMRTGARRVHFGEMEKPENPESLFYHAGLLKKLIGEQS; this is encoded by the coding sequence GTGGTCGAGCAACCGACTGTGGAGACGGACGTCGGCCGGATCCAACGTTCAAGCCGCGATGTCACCACCCTGCCCACGGTAATGTCTCGCTGGCTTGCCACCCAGTTGCCGGGGGCGGCCACGCCGGAGATCACCGTGGAAAGCGGCGTCGACACCAACGGGATGTCGTCGGAAACAATCATGCTCACTGGCCGCTGGACGGCCGACGGTGCCCCGGTCGAACAGCGCTGGGTGATGCGGGTGGGGCCGGCTGCCGAGGACGTACCGGTGTTTCCGACCTACCGACTTGACCACCAGTTCGAGGTGATGCGACTGGTGGGTGAACTCACCGACGTCCCCGTGCCGAAGGTCCGCTGGCTCGAACCGACCGGAGACGTGCTGGACCGGCCGTTCTTCTTGATGGACCGGGTCGATGGCGAGGTGCCACCCGACGTCATGCCCTATACCTTTGGCGGCAACTGGTTCGCCGATGCGACAGCCGAGCAGCAGCGGACCCTGCAGGACTCCACCGTCGAAGTGCTCGCCAAGCTGCACGCCATCCCGAATGCCGAGCAGACCTTCGCCTTCCTCGACGAGGGGACGCACGGGGCGACCGCGCTGCGCCGTCACTTCGAGGGAGTGCGGCAGTGGTACGAGTTCGCGGTGCCCGACATGGGGCGCTCGCCGCTGTTGGACCGCGCCTTCGCCTGGCTGGAGCAGAACTGGCCGGACGACGTGGCTGCCGGCGAGACGGTGTTGTGCTGGGGCGACTCGCGGGTCGGCAACGTGCTCTACCGCGACTTCCAGCCGGTCGCCGTGCTGGACTGGGAGATGGTGACACTGGGGCCGCGCGAGCTGGACGTCTCGTGGGTTATCTTCGCGCACTTGGTGTTCGAGGAACTGGCTGGACTGGCCGGACTCCCCGGGCTCCCGCAGGTGCTGCGCGAGGACGACGTGCGGGCCAGCTACCACAAGCTCAGTGGCGTCGAACTCGGTGACCTGCACTGGTTCTACGTCTACGCCGGCGTGATGTGGGCGATCGTGTTCATGCGCACCGGGGCCCGTCGGGTGCACTTCGGGGAGATGGAGAAGCCCGAGAATCCCGAATCGTTGTTCTATCACGCCGGATTGCTCAAGAAGTTGATCGGAGAACAGAGCTGA
- a CDS encoding flavin reductase family protein produces the protein MHDESFQQLVTMLDYTMFVVTTATDQRASGCLVGFATQTSIEPPRFLVGMSKRNHTFEVAAESEHLAVHVLARHDIELARLFGGQTGDVIDKFERCAWHRGPAGMPILDDAPAWFVGKTLRRIDLGDHMGYLLEPVAGYAAQRDEDLLSLSDVEDLEPGHKA, from the coding sequence ATGCACGACGAGTCATTTCAGCAGCTGGTCACCATGCTGGACTACACGATGTTCGTGGTGACCACGGCGACCGATCAGCGCGCCTCGGGGTGTCTGGTCGGCTTCGCCACCCAGACCAGCATCGAACCGCCGAGGTTTCTGGTGGGAATGTCCAAGCGCAACCACACCTTCGAGGTGGCTGCCGAATCCGAGCACTTGGCCGTTCACGTCCTGGCTCGCCACGATATCGAGCTGGCCCGGCTGTTCGGCGGTCAGACCGGCGACGTCATCGACAAGTTCGAGCGCTGCGCCTGGCACAGGGGTCCCGCGGGCATGCCGATCCTCGACGATGCGCCAGCCTGGTTCGTCGGCAAGACGCTGCGCCGGATCGACCTCGGCGACCATATGGGCTACCTGTTGGAACCCGTGGCCGGATATGCCGCCCAGCGCGACGAGGACCTGCTGTCGCTTTCGGACGTCGAGGATCTCGAACCGGGCCACAAGGCCTGA
- a CDS encoding NADH-quinone oxidoreductase subunit M: MNTNNVPWLSLLWLLPLVGAGLVIVLPARAAGLAKWTGLLVSLATLAIAIVVTVGFDTTPVAAPYQFVESHSWIPAFGASYTLGVDGIAVILALLTAGLVPLLMLAGWNDGDSAIGGLRSRGPHAFAALTLTVEAMVLISLVSLDVLLFYVFFEAMLIPMYFMIGGFGHGAKRSQAALKFLLYNLFGGLIMLAAVIGVYVVSSGESASGGTFDFRELVSIFSPATTTVDPGVLKLLFAGFMFAFAVKAPLWPLHRWLPDAAVESTPATAVLMMAVMDKVGTFGMLRYCLQLFPDASTYFRPAIIVLAVIGVVYGAMVAIGQRDMMRLIAYTSISHFGFIILGIFVMTTQGQSGSTLYMLNHGLSTAALFLIAGFLVARRDGARAISDYGGVQKVAPVMAGTFMVAAMATLSLPGLAPFISEFLVLVGTFNRYWVAAAVGSTALVLSSIYMLWLYQRVMTGPVTQGNERIRDLVPRELLVVTPLIALLLFLGFYPKPALDIINPGVEHTLTTIGQTDPAPLTAEGAH; this comes from the coding sequence GTGAACACCAACAACGTGCCCTGGCTGAGCCTGCTGTGGCTCCTACCGCTGGTCGGTGCCGGGTTGGTCATCGTGCTGCCCGCCCGCGCGGCAGGACTGGCGAAGTGGACCGGCCTGCTGGTGAGCCTCGCGACGCTGGCAATCGCGATCGTGGTCACCGTCGGCTTCGACACCACTCCGGTGGCCGCCCCTTACCAGTTCGTCGAATCGCACTCCTGGATACCGGCATTCGGGGCGAGCTACACGCTCGGGGTGGACGGCATCGCGGTGATCCTGGCGTTGTTGACCGCCGGGCTGGTGCCGTTGCTGATGCTGGCCGGTTGGAACGACGGGGACTCTGCCATCGGCGGACTGCGTAGCCGCGGCCCACACGCGTTCGCGGCGCTGACACTGACCGTCGAGGCGATGGTACTGATCTCGCTGGTCTCGCTGGATGTGCTGCTGTTCTACGTGTTCTTCGAAGCGATGCTCATCCCGATGTACTTCATGATCGGCGGATTCGGACACGGCGCCAAGCGTTCCCAAGCGGCCCTGAAGTTCCTGCTGTACAACCTGTTCGGCGGTCTGATCATGCTGGCCGCGGTGATCGGCGTGTACGTGGTGAGCTCCGGCGAAAGCGCCTCCGGCGGCACTTTCGATTTCCGCGAATTGGTCTCGATCTTCTCCCCGGCGACCACCACGGTGGATCCGGGCGTGCTCAAACTGTTGTTCGCCGGCTTCATGTTCGCCTTCGCGGTCAAGGCCCCGCTGTGGCCGCTGCACCGGTGGCTGCCCGACGCGGCGGTCGAGTCCACCCCGGCGACCGCGGTGCTGATGATGGCGGTGATGGACAAGGTGGGGACGTTCGGGATGCTGCGGTACTGCCTGCAGCTGTTCCCTGACGCGTCAACGTATTTCCGTCCGGCCATCATCGTGCTGGCGGTCATCGGCGTGGTCTACGGCGCCATGGTGGCGATCGGCCAACGCGATATGATGCGGTTGATCGCCTACACCTCGATCTCGCACTTCGGGTTCATCATTCTGGGCATCTTCGTGATGACCACCCAGGGGCAGAGCGGCTCGACGCTGTACATGCTCAACCACGGGCTGTCCACGGCGGCGCTGTTCCTGATCGCCGGGTTCCTGGTGGCCCGGCGCGACGGCGCCCGGGCGATTTCGGACTACGGCGGCGTGCAGAAGGTGGCGCCGGTGATGGCCGGCACGTTCATGGTCGCCGCGATGGCCACCCTGTCGCTGCCCGGTCTGGCACCGTTCATCAGTGAGTTCCTGGTCTTGGTAGGCACGTTCAACCGGTATTGGGTGGCGGCGGCGGTCGGTTCCACGGCGCTGGTGCTGTCGTCGATCTACATGTTGTGGCTGTATCAGCGGGTGATGACCGGCCCGGTAACGCAGGGCAATGAACGCATCCGCGATCTGGTGCCGCGGGAGTTGCTGGTCGTCACACCGTTGATCGCGCTGCTGCTGTTCCTCGGCTTCTACCCCAAACCCGCGCTGGACATCATCAATCCGGGGGTCGAGCACACCTTGACCACGATCGGTCAGACCGATCCGGCACCGCTGACCGCTGAGGGGGCGCACTGA
- the nuoN gene encoding NADH-quinone oxidoreductase subunit NuoN, translating to MAGMPVPSVEYSLILPLLIVFGTAVTGVLFEAFIARRARYLMQVLLAVGGLAAAFASIVAVGRGLPTGGRIALLGALAVDGPALVLQGTIVLVGIMAVLFIAERNIGAGVPEGPGAATAPAAPPRAGLDAFTPQASAVPDSVAELDAARAGVTQTEVFPLTVLAVGGMMVFPAANDLVTMFVALEVLSLPLYLLCGLARYRRLLSQEAALKYFLLGAFSSALFLFGAALLYGATGTLTLPDIGEQLFSHSSDPLALIGAGLLLVGLFFKVGAVPFHSWVPDVYVGAPTPITGFMAAATKVAAFGAMLRILYVALPALHDHWRPLLWLIAVLTMVVATIAAITQTEVKRMLAYSSIAHAGFVLTGVLSAIPAGISATLFYLVAYSFSTVGAFAVVNLIRSSSGEEELDMSRWAGLGRRYPVVGLLFSMFLLAFAGIPLTSGFISKFAVFKAAAEGGAAPLVVVGVIASGVAAYFYVRVIVLMFFTDSPTDPPHLVLPSVWSKAAIALCAAITVLLGVLPQPLLDLVDAATQFAQ from the coding sequence ATGGCGGGCATGCCAGTTCCATCCGTCGAATACAGCCTTATCCTGCCCCTGCTGATCGTTTTCGGCACTGCGGTGACCGGTGTGCTCTTCGAGGCGTTCATTGCGCGCCGGGCGCGCTACCTGATGCAGGTCCTGCTCGCTGTCGGCGGTTTGGCCGCGGCGTTCGCCTCCATCGTCGCGGTGGGCCGTGGCCTGCCGACCGGTGGCCGCATCGCGCTGCTGGGCGCACTGGCCGTCGACGGGCCGGCATTGGTGTTGCAGGGCACCATCGTGCTGGTCGGGATCATGGCCGTGCTGTTCATCGCCGAGCGCAACATCGGTGCGGGCGTTCCCGAGGGTCCAGGCGCGGCGACCGCGCCCGCAGCCCCACCACGTGCGGGCCTGGACGCGTTCACTCCACAGGCTTCGGCCGTGCCGGACAGCGTCGCCGAACTCGACGCGGCGCGCGCCGGGGTGACCCAAACCGAGGTGTTCCCGCTGACCGTGCTGGCGGTCGGCGGCATGATGGTCTTCCCCGCCGCCAACGACCTGGTCACCATGTTCGTGGCGCTCGAAGTGCTCTCACTTCCCCTGTATCTGCTGTGCGGGCTGGCCCGCTACCGCCGTCTGCTCTCGCAGGAAGCGGCGCTGAAGTACTTTCTGCTGGGCGCCTTCTCCTCGGCGCTGTTCCTGTTCGGCGCCGCATTGCTCTACGGCGCCACGGGGACGCTGACGCTGCCGGACATCGGCGAGCAGTTGTTCTCGCACAGCAGCGATCCGCTGGCGCTGATCGGCGCCGGGCTGCTGCTGGTGGGCTTGTTCTTCAAAGTCGGCGCGGTGCCGTTCCATTCGTGGGTTCCCGACGTCTACGTCGGGGCGCCAACACCGATCACCGGTTTCATGGCGGCCGCCACCAAGGTCGCCGCATTCGGCGCGATGCTGCGGATCCTCTACGTCGCACTGCCTGCGCTGCATGACCACTGGCGCCCACTGCTGTGGTTGATCGCGGTGCTGACCATGGTGGTCGCCACCATCGCGGCGATCACCCAGACCGAGGTCAAGCGGATGCTGGCCTACTCCTCGATCGCGCATGCGGGCTTTGTGCTGACCGGCGTGCTGTCGGCGATCCCAGCCGGTATCTCCGCGACGCTGTTCTATCTGGTCGCCTACAGCTTCTCCACGGTGGGCGCCTTCGCGGTAGTGAACCTGATCCGCAGCTCCAGCGGCGAAGAGGAACTCGATATGTCCCGGTGGGCCGGGTTGGGCCGGCGTTACCCCGTTGTGGGCCTACTGTTTTCGATGTTCCTGCTGGCGTTCGCCGGCATCCCGCTGACCAGTGGTTTCATCAGCAAGTTTGCGGTGTTCAAGGCCGCTGCCGAGGGCGGCGCGGCACCACTGGTGGTGGTCGGCGTGATCGCCAGCGGTGTCGCCGCCTACTTCTACGTCCGGGTGATCGTGTTGATGTTCTTCACCGACTCCCCCACCGACCCACCGCACTTGGTGCTGCCCAGCGTGTGGAGCAAGGCGGCCATCGCACTGTGTGCCGCGATCACCGTGCTGTTAGGGGTGCTGCCGCAGCCGCTGCTCGACCTGGTGGACGCCGCAACCCAATTCGCGCAGTAA
- a CDS encoding TetR/AcrR family transcriptional regulator, which translates to MKAEPSAVDKGSGAGRPRDPRIDAAILQAAVELVVEVGYTNLSLAAVAERAGTTKTALYRRWPSKAELVHEAVFSVPPSAVSAAPGDAAGDLRAMMAGARDAFTNPVVRAALPGLIADMATNAELTARILERFQGLFEVMRHWVADSVSRGDARPGVDPDRLVEIIGGAALLAMMLRPDDDLGDDWVQRIADIIAHGVMA; encoded by the coding sequence ATGAAAGCAGAACCTTCAGCGGTTGACAAGGGGTCCGGTGCTGGACGACCTCGTGACCCCCGCATCGACGCTGCCATATTGCAGGCCGCCGTGGAACTGGTTGTCGAAGTTGGATATACGAATCTGAGCCTGGCGGCCGTCGCGGAGCGTGCCGGGACGACCAAGACCGCGCTGTACCGCCGGTGGCCCAGCAAGGCCGAGCTGGTGCACGAGGCCGTGTTCTCGGTGCCGCCGAGTGCGGTATCCGCGGCGCCTGGTGACGCGGCCGGCGACCTCCGGGCGATGATGGCCGGTGCCCGCGACGCGTTCACCAACCCGGTGGTGCGGGCGGCGCTGCCCGGCCTGATCGCCGACATGGCGACCAACGCGGAGTTGACCGCGCGCATCCTGGAACGTTTCCAGGGCCTATTCGAGGTGATGCGCCACTGGGTGGCCGACTCGGTGAGCCGCGGCGACGCACGACCAGGCGTGGACCCCGACCGGCTGGTCGAAATCATCGGCGGCGCGGCGCTGCTGGCCATGATGTTGCGCCCCGACGACGATCTCGGCGATGACTGGGTGCAACGGATCGCTGACATCATCGCCCACGGTGTGATGGCATAG